From Methanocella paludicola SANAE, a single genomic window includes:
- a CDS encoding Calx-beta domain-containing protein, translating to MDVVYSDSFDNEANWNKGGGWQFITNGSTPNLWGTGNIAYINAGDGKYNKPQTLKTVSNIDLSEYKTVLLQFNTDVSCVKRVNQRSYVIVTNETGYSYYVWSKCKSSYDGIVQIDISKLVAGNKSISLTFQYQSNKKNSNCWWEVDDVMVFGNKSDVAPWSTLYLDASSYTVDENAGTLTFNILRGGDTTGTVGVNYTTDNSTAQPGVNYGILGDPDEYTRTVSFAPGVTSQPVTIPILADGVVTPDLTFNVSLDTPTGNAALADPNIAKVTIQDMDTYTTLAVLQFDSATYSVAEDGGHVTLNVTRTVNINGTVTVSYSTANGTALAGVNFGTAGDGSDVTDTLTFNSGDTTKQITIPILPDGVYTPDLSFTVELSGNSSNSNLEAPSTATVTITNVDPYVINLEQGWNLISFPVVNTTLKASDLAGTGVYIVASYNKDTGDYDAYNTVSSPSEYDITMSTDIGYFVYCTAETSISVYGPSPSDRSISINPGWNLIGWSSFTSSTAKAVCAQPSLTGVQIIAKYNLTTGDYDAFAEGSSPDEYDFTVHDGAGYFLYTTSAAPQMLYYEVI from the coding sequence ATGGATGTCGTTTATTCAGACTCATTCGATAACGAGGCCAACTGGAATAAAGGTGGCGGATGGCAATTTATAACCAACGGGTCCACGCCTAATCTCTGGGGCACCGGGAATATCGCATATATTAATGCCGGTGATGGGAAATATAATAAGCCTCAGACGTTGAAGACGGTCAGCAATATTGATCTATCGGAGTACAAAACGGTTCTTCTCCAATTCAATACTGACGTCTCATGCGTCAAGCGCGTTAACCAGAGGTCGTATGTCATTGTCACTAACGAGACGGGCTACTCGTACTACGTCTGGTCTAAATGCAAATCGAGCTATGACGGTATCGTCCAAATCGATATTTCAAAGCTGGTCGCCGGAAATAAGAGCATCAGCCTGACCTTCCAGTACCAGAGCAACAAGAAGAACAGTAACTGCTGGTGGGAAGTCGACGACGTCATGGTCTTCGGTAATAAGTCAGACGTTGCACCATGGAGCACTTTATATTTAGACGCGAGCTCGTATACCGTTGACGAAAACGCCGGCACGTTAACCTTTAACATACTCCGCGGCGGGGATACTACCGGCACCGTCGGCGTGAACTATACGACAGATAACAGCACCGCCCAGCCCGGAGTGAACTATGGTATTCTCGGAGACCCTGACGAGTACACTCGCACGGTCAGCTTCGCGCCGGGCGTCACGTCCCAGCCGGTCACCATACCGATCCTGGCCGATGGCGTGGTCACGCCGGACCTGACGTTCAACGTCTCGCTTGACACTCCCACGGGTAACGCGGCCCTGGCGGACCCCAACATCGCCAAGGTCACAATCCAGGATATGGACACCTATACCACGCTCGCGGTCCTGCAATTCGACTCTGCCACCTATTCGGTAGCCGAGGATGGAGGCCACGTGACGCTGAACGTGACCCGTACCGTGAATATAAATGGTACGGTGACGGTATCTTATTCGACAGCTAATGGGACGGCCCTAGCTGGCGTGAACTTCGGCACCGCGGGCGATGGAAGCGATGTGACCGATACGCTGACCTTTAACAGCGGCGATACGACAAAGCAGATCACGATTCCCATACTACCGGACGGGGTATATACGCCGGACCTATCGTTCACGGTCGAGTTAAGCGGTAATTCAAGTAACTCGAATCTGGAGGCTCCGAGCACTGCCACGGTTACAATAACCAACGTAGATCCATACGTGATCAATTTGGAGCAGGGCTGGAACCTGATATCGTTCCCGGTCGTGAACACGACTCTCAAGGCGAGCGATCTAGCAGGGACTGGAGTATACATCGTAGCCTCTTATAATAAGGACACCGGGGATTACGATGCCTATAATACCGTAAGCAGTCCGTCGGAGTACGACATAACGATGAGCACCGACATCGGCTACTTCGTATATTGTACGGCTGAAACTTCGATATCCGTCTACGGCCCAAGCCCATCGGACAGGAGCATTTCGATCAATCCGGGCTGGAATCTGATAGGCTGGAGCTCTTTCACGAGCTCGACCGCCAAGGCCGTATGCGCCCAGCCATCGCTCACGGGAGTGCAAATAATCGCAAAATATAACTTGACAACGGGCGATTATGATGCTTTCGCCGAAGGCTCAAGCCCGGACGAGTACGACTTTACAGTGCACGACGGAGCAGGATACTTCCTATACACGACATCCGCTGCACCGCAGATGTTATACTATGAGGTGATTTAA